The Alphaproteobacteria bacterium nucleotide sequence GCGTGCAGATCAGGATCAGCGCCGCCATGTCCATGATCATGCCCAGCACCAGCAGCACGGCGTTGAGCAGCAGCAGAATCACGATCGGCTCGCTGGACAGCCCGGTCAGCAGCGCGGTCAGCTCGGCGGGCACCCGGTAGAAGGCGAGCATGTAGGCGAAGGCGCTGGCGCAGCCGACCAGGATCATCACGATCGACGTCGTCCGCACCGCACGCCGCACCGACAGCAGGAAACCCTGCCAGCTCAGCGACCGGTAGGCGAGGATGGTGACCAGCACCGCCCAGATCACGCCGATGGCACCGGACTCGGTGACGGTGAAATAGCCGGACAGCACGCCGCCGACGATGATCACCGCGGTGAGAAGGCCCGGGAAGGCGACGACCAGGGCAATTAGCAGGGCATTCACGCCCGGAAAGCGCTCGGCGGCATAGCCGCGGCGCACGGCGACCAGATAGGCCGCGACGGCCAGGCACAGGCACATCAGGATGCCGGGGACGACGCCGGCCAGGAACAGCTGCGAGACCGAGATGCCGCCGCCCGCCGCGATCGCGAACAGAATCATGTTGTGGCTGGGCGGAATCAGGATGCCGGCGATCGACGAGGTCACCGTGACGTTGACCGCATAGTCCGGGTCGTAGCCCTTCTCCTTCATCACCGGGATCAGGATCGAGCCGAGCGCGGAGACGTCGGCCACCGCCGAGCCGGAGATGCCGCCGAACAGCATCGAGGAGAACACGTTGACCTGGCCCAGGCCGCCGCGGACGCTGCCGACCGCGGCCGAGGCCAGTCGCACCAGCCGGCTGGCGATGCCGCCGTGCAGCATCAGCTCGCCGGCAAAGATGAAGAACGGGATCGCCAGCAGCGAGAACACCGAAATGCCGGAGACGATGCGGCGCAGCTCGACCAGCAGCGGCAGCCCCTCGTAGGCGAAGGTGGCGAGCGCGGCGACGCCGAGGGCGAAGGCGACCGGCACGCCGATGGCGACGCACAGGGCGAAGCTGCCCAGCAGCAGGGCAAGACCCATGCTCAGGCGTCCCGCTCGGCGGGCGACGCGAGCGCGTCGGCCACCTCGGGGTCGACGTCGCGGTCCTCGCCGATGGGCACGCCGGCCAGCCGCCGCAGCACCCGCACGCCGGCGAAGATGAAGATCAGCACCCCGGCAACCGCGATCGGCAGCGCCCGCACGCCTTCGGGCAGGTCGATCAGCGGGATCAAGGTGGTCCAGCCGAACGCGGCCAGCCCGACCGCCTGGAACGTCAGGATGCCGCCGAACACGGTCATCACCAGGTCGGCCAGCAGGCGGAGCCCGCGCTGGCCGCGCGGCGGCAGGGCGGTCACCAGCGCGGTCACCGACAGGTGGCTGTTCTCGCGCACGCCGACCGCGCCGGACAGGAAGGCGATCACCACGATCAGCAGCATCGCGACCTGCTCGACCCAGGTCGGCGTCTCGTTCACCACGTAGCGGCCGTAGACCAGCCAGCCGAAGATCGCGATCAGCACGACCAGCGAGACCCCTGAGACCAGGGTCGCGGCCTGCGCCGCGCGGTCGAGCAACGGGTCGGTCAGGCGCGCGATGGCATCGGTTCGATGGCGACGGTCTGGCACGTCGGCAGGCTTTCGGGTGCGGCGTTGCGGGAAGGAGCCGGTGACAGCCTGCGGCCGGACCGGGGCCGGGGCAGCAGAAAGGGCGACGCCACCAAGCGCCGCCCCTCCGGGGGAGAGCCGGCTACTTGACGGCGCGGATGCGTTCGACCAGGTCGCGCAGGTCCGGATACTGCTGGTAGAACTGCTCGTAGACCGGGCCCATCGCCTCCTGGAACGGCCCCTTGTCCGCGATCTCGTTCACCACCACGCC carries:
- a CDS encoding TRAP transporter large permease; protein product: MGLALLLGSFALCVAIGVPVAFALGVAALATFAYEGLPLLVELRRIVSGISVFSLLAIPFFIFAGELMLHGGIASRLVRLASAAVGSVRGGLGQVNVFSSMLFGGISGSAVADVSALGSILIPVMKEKGYDPDYAVNVTVTSSIAGILIPPSHNMILFAIAAGGGISVSQLFLAGVVPGILMCLCLAVAAYLVAVRRGYAAERFPGVNALLIALVVAFPGLLTAVIIVGGVLSGYFTVTESGAIGVIWAVLVTILAYRSLSWQGFLLSVRRAVRTTSIVMILVGCASAFAYMLAFYRVPAELTALLTGLSSEPIVILLLLNAVLLVLGMIMDMAALILICTPIFLPVAVETGMHPIQFGMLLMMNLGLGLCTPPVGACLFVGCAVGGVRIESVLRTIWPFYLAILVALMLITFVPAISMTLPNWLG
- a CDS encoding TRAP transporter small permease, encoding MPDRRHRTDAIARLTDPLLDRAAQAATLVSGVSLVVLIAIFGWLVYGRYVVNETPTWVEQVAMLLIVVIAFLSGAVGVRENSHLSVTALVTALPPRGQRGLRLLADLVMTVFGGILTFQAVGLAAFGWTTLIPLIDLPEGVRALPIAVAGVLIFIFAGVRVLRRLAGVPIGEDRDVDPEVADALASPAERDA